The genomic DNA AGGAGGGGGGAACCGTGATCTGGATGAAGGTGAAGGGCGTTGCCATGGATCACCAGATGAACCCCGTGGTCCTGCTCACGGACGCGGAGGAGCGGTTGGCCCTCCCCATCTGGGTGGGCCCCGCGGAAGCCCAGGCCATCGCCCTGCAGCTGCAGGGGATCACACCGCCCCGCCCCATGACCCACGACCTTCTGCGCAACATCCTCCAGAGCATGGACGTCTCCGTGAAGCGGGTGGTGGTCACGGACGTCCGGGACCAGACCTACTACGCGGAGATCCACCTGGTGCGGGACGGGAAGGAGAACGCCATCGACTCCCGGCCCAGCGATGCCATCGCCCTGGCCCTGCGGATGAACGCCCCCATCTTCGTGGACGAGAAGGTCGCCGCCCACGCCATTCCCCTCCGGAAGGAGGAGGATCAGGACCAGGAGATGGAGGAGTGGCGGCGGTTCATCGAAAACGTCAAGCCCAGCGACTTCAAGCGTTCGCTCCACTGAGTCCCCCAGAACGGGCCGGGCAACTTTTGCCCGGCCCGTTCTCAGGCCTAACCCGCCGAACCCTCTCCCCGATACCCGGGCTCCTGAATCATAAAAAATTTTAAAAATCCCCCCCCCCGCTGTCCCAACCTTTGATCTTTCATAAATTCATAAATTTTATGGCTTTTTATGGCCCGTCTGGCCCATTGATGCAGGATCCCCCATTGCTCGGGGCGAACTTTGGCAAACGTCTATGGGCCCGAATGGGTGGGGCCCGAAATCTCCCGAGCGAGGGATGGCGATGCACTGGCCAAAGGCGATGGCCGCGCTAGCTTCCCTGTGCCTCATCCTCCTGGGTTCCTCCGGAGCCTTCGCGCAAGGCCCCTTGTACACCGTGCAGCCGGGAGACACTCTTACCCGGATCGCAGCGCGCTTCGGGATCAGCGCGCGAACCCTGGCGGAGGCCAACGGGCTTGTGGACCCGGATGTGCTCCGGCCCGGGCAGGTGCTTCGGATCCCGGGGCGGGTGGGTGAGAGTGCGACCCGGCCGGAGGGATCCGTGTACGAGGTGCGGCCCGGGGACACCCTTTGGCGCATCGCCCACCGGTACGGGACAACCCCCGAGCGCCTCGCGGCCCTGAACGGAATCCCGGTGGAGGGCCCTCTGCAGATCGGGCAGCGGTTGAAGGTGCTCGCCTCTCCCCCCGCGGGCCCACGGTTCCGGCCGGCCTCCCCCTCCTCGCGGGGAGCGGTGCTGGCGGTCTTCGCCCGACGGTTCCTGGGAGTGCCGTACCGATGGGGAGGTACGGGCGCCAGCGGGTTCGATTGCTCGGGGTTCGTCTACGCCGTGTTCCGGCAGTTCGGGCTCTTCCTTCCCCGCACCTCCTTTGAGATGTTCGGGGTAGGAAGGCCCGTCTCCCCCCCGGAGCCGGGAGATCTTGTTTTCTTCACCACGTACCGCCCTGGCCCCTCCCACGTAGGGATCTACCTAGGCGGGGGCTTCTTCATCCACGCCTCCTCCGCGGGGGGACGGGTGCGGATCGACTCCCTGCAGGACGGCTACTACCGGGCCCGCTTCGTAGGTGCTCGCCGGGCATACTGAGAACCCAGCCCCATCCCTGGTAGGATGGGGCTGGAGAGTGTCCGTACGCCTGCGCCTCGCCATCCTCCTCGCGAGATCCGCGGCCCACGTGAGCCGTGGCCTGCGGTGGGGCGGGGGGACTACGCTTCCAGGACGGCTTGCCCGGCGGATTTCCCCTGGGATCGTGGAAATCCTCGCCTCCCAGCTCCCGAGGGGTATCGTGGCGGTGAGCGGAACCAACGGGAAGACCACTACCGCGCGTCTGGTAGCGGAGATGGCCCAAGCCGCGGGTCTGCGTGTGGTGCACAACCGGGCGGGGGCGAACCTGCCCGCGGGCATTGCCTCCGCCCTGGTGGGAGCCGCGGACCTACGGGCCCGGGTGCAGGGGGATGTAGGGGTATTTGAGGTGGACGAGGCCGCGTTCCCCCTCCTCCTTCCGGTCCTCCGTCCCCGGGTGGTGGTCCTCCTCAACCTCTTCCGCGACCAGCTGGATCGCTACGGCGAGGTGGAGGCGGTGGCGCGGCGATGGCGGACCGCCCTCCAAGGGCTTCCGGAAGCCATCGTGTGCTTCAACGCGGACGACCCCCAGGTGGCGGAGGTGGCTCGGGATCTGCCGCAGGCCACCGTGCCTTTCGGGGTGGAGGATGAACGTTGTGGGCTGGAGACCCTGGAGGACGCCGCGGATGTCCGGTACTGCTACCGGTGCGGGGCTCCGTACACCTACCAGGTGGTGTACCTCTCCCACGCTGGTCGGTACAGGTGCGAGCGGTGCGGGGTGCGGCGGCCGGATCCCGCGGTGTACGCGGAGGCGATCCACCTGGACGGGATGCGGGGAACGGAGGCGAGCGTGGTCTGGCCCGGGGGATGCCTGCGGGTGCGGATTCCTCTTCCGGGCCTGTACAACGTGTACAACGCGCTCGCGGCCACCGCAGCCGCGCTTTCCCTGGGCGTTTCCGGGGGCGCCCTCGAGCGGGCCCTGAAGGGCTTCCGACCTGCCTTCGGTCGGGCAGAGCGGCTGCGGTGGCGTGGGAGGGAGCTGGAGATCCTGCTCGCGAAGAACCCCGCGGGACTCAACGCCCTGCTGCGAATGGTGGCCCGCCACCCTCCTGCATCCCTCCTGGTGGCTATCCACGACCGGACCGCGGACGGGCGGGACGTCTCGTGGTTGTGGGACGTGGACTTCGAGGGGCTGCAGGATTCCCCGAAGCGCATCGTTGCCAGCGGCCTCCGGGCCACGGACTTGGCTTTGCGGCTCCGCTACGCGGGGATCCCGGAGGAGCGGCTGGTGGTGGAGCCGGATCTCGCCAGGGCCCTGCACACCGCCGCGCAGGGTGTCCCCGAAGGGGAAACCCTGCTCGTGCTCCCCACCTACACCGCCATGCTGGAGCTGCGGCGGATCCTGCAGCGGGAGGGCGTTGCTCCGGATTTCTGGGAGGCTTGAGGTGGAGCTGCGGATCGCGCATCTCTATCCAGACCTCCTGAACCTCTACGGCGACCGGGGGAACCTCCTCTGCCTGCGGTGGCGGGCAGAGCGGCGGGGGATCGCGGTGCGCGTCACCCCCGTACGGTTGGGAGAAGTCCTGGACCCGGAGGCGCATGACCTCATCTTCCTGGGGGGCGGGGAGGATCGCCAGCAAGCCCTCGTCTCCCGGGACCTTCAGCAGAAGGCCGAGGCGCTGCGATCGGCGGCTGCCCGGGGCGTGGTGATCCTGGGGGTGTGCGGGGGATATCAGCTTCTGGGGCGCGCGTATCGGCCCGCGGAGGGGGAGGTCCTGCCGGGTGTGGGGGTGCTGGACGCGGTGACGGAGCATCCAGGTCCCCGGGCCGTGCGGTTCGTGGGCGATGTGGTGGCGGAGTGCACGCTTCCCGGGATCGGGACCTTGGTAGGATACGAGAACCACGGGGGCCGGACGCGTCTGGGACCGGGGGTCCAGCCCCTCGCGCGGGTGGTGGTGGGGTTCGGGAACAACGGGCAGGACGGTACGGAGGGGGCAGTCTGCGGGACGGTCTTCGGCACATACCTGCACGGCCCGGTACTCCCCAAAAACCCGCGGTTTGCGGATCACCTGATCCGGCTGAGCCTCCGCCGCCGCTACGGGGAGGTTGGCCTTGCGCCGCTGGACGATCGCTTTGAGGAGGCGGCCCGTCGGGTGGCCCTGATCCGGGCCCGGGTGCGGAACCGCTAGGTACTTGGTGTCTCCCTGCCTTGGACCAGGAGGACCGCGGCAAGGATCAAGGCTCCGCCCAGGATCTGCGGGAGATGCAGGCCTTCCCCCAGCACCGCGTACCCGCTCAGAGCGGCCACCACGGGCTCCACGGTGGCCACGAGGCTTGCGCGACTCGCGGGCACGTGCCGCAGTCCGGTGATGTACAGCCACTGGGGGAGGAGGGTGATAACCACCCCCAGGTAGAGAACGGGGCCGGCTGCCCGCATCACGTGGTGGGGGGAGAAGCGCTCCAGGGGAACTCCCGCAGCAAGCCCCAGGAGCACTAAGAACACGGCTCCGAATCCCAAGGCGTAGGTGAGCACCGCTCGTGGGTCGTACCGCCGCAGGCCCAGCTTCCCGAAGATGCTGTACAGCCCGTAGGTGAGTCCCGCGGCGAGCCCGGCCAGGACTCCGGGGAGGTTCAGACGGAGGGCAGTGGGATCGTAGGCCCGCACCACCAGCAGACACCCGCAGAAGGCCAGCCCCAGCGCCGTCCCCTTCCGCGCGCCGAGCTGCTCTCCCAGCACCACTCGTGCGATCACCGCCACCCATGCGGGTGCGGTGTACAGCAGGATGGCCGCGGTGGCCACGGAGCTGAGGCGGATGGCGGTGAAGTACGCGAGGAAGAAGAGGGCGATGCTCACGAACCCGTACGCGGCGAAGAAGCCGAGGTCCCGTACACGCACCCGCAAGCGGTGGGGTCCTGTAAGGGAGGTCACTCCCAGCATCCCCACGAACGCGATCCCCGCCCGCCAGGCGGAGGCCTCGAAGGCGCCCACTCCTGCCGCGTCCGTCCAGCGTACCGCGATCCCCATGGTGCCCCATAGCACCGCGGCCGCGAGGACAAGAAGGTCCCCGGTCCGGTTCACCGGATGCACGGAGGGCGGGTTCGCGTCCTGGGCCGGAAACTCCTCGTGCCCGGAGACGTTATACTTTGCAGGGAGTGGCCCGAGACGGAGGTGTGGGATGGAACCCAGGGAACGGGGGGTGCGTCCTGTGCCCATGCAGGAGGCCGTCCGGAGGCTCGTGGAGGCCGCCCAGGCCGCAGGGCTGCAGCTGGATCCGCGCACCGTCCAGTTCCAGGAGAAGCCCTATCCGTGCTACGAATACGTTCTGCGGCTGCAGAGAGCCCACAGCCTCCTGTGCATGCCCGCGGAAGTGGTAGAACCGGACAGTTGGCAGGAGCGGACCTACGAGTACATGCGCCGGGCCCGTCGCTACCTGGAGCGGTTCCTGGACATTCAGGAGCGGGTGGACCGGTCCGCGCGGGGCATTCCCAGATTCCAACAGGTGCTCAAGCCATGATCCTGGAGCAGATTCCGACAGGTCCCATCGGGACCAACTGCTACCTCCTGGGGGACGAGAAGACCCGACGGGCGGTGGTGGTGGATCCTGGAAGCGACGCCCCCGTGATCCTCGAGCTGTTGCGCCACCACGACCTCCAGGTGGAGACCCTGGTGGCCACCCACGGCCACTGGGACCATGTGGGGGCGGTACGGCCACTCCAGCAGGCCACGGGCGCCCGATTCCTCGCGCCCGCCGGGGATCTGGAGCTCATCCGGAACGCGAGCGCCTCCGCCCTTCTGCTGGGCGTGGTGGTGGATCCCCCTCCGGATCCGGACGGGTTCCTGGAGGAGGGAGACGTCCTCCAGGTGGGCGAGCTGAGCCTGCGGGTGCTTTCGGCCCCCGGGCACACCCCGGGCCACGTGATCCTGGTGGGCCCGGGGTGTGCGTTTGTGGGGGATGTGATCTTCGCGGGAAGCGTGGGACGCACGGACCTGCCGGGCGGGGACTGGGACACCTTAATGGAGACCATCCGCACCAAGGTCCTCACCCTTCCCGAGGAGACCGTGCTCTATCCCGGACACGGCCCGCCCACCACCGTCCGGAGGGAGCGACTGAGCAATCCCTTCCTTGTGGGTCTCGTGCGGACGCGGGACTGAGCCATGATGCGCTTCCGGATGCCGCCGGAAGCCTCCCTGGTGGCCCTCGCTCTCCGGGTCCAGAACCTGGATCGGATGCGGGCGTTCTACGAGGGACTCCTGGGCCTGCGGGAGGTAGGGCGCAGGGGGGAAGAGGTCCGGTTGGCGCCGGAAGGCCGGCGGTTCCAGTTGACCCTGGTCCACAGCCCCTCTTCCCCCCTCCATCCCCTGGGTGCCGTGGGGCTGTACCACTTTGCCCTTTTGCTCCCCGACCGCGCCTCCCTCGCCCGCGTGGTGCGCCGGCTGCTCCTCGCGAACTGGCCCTTTGAGGGGGCAAGCGACCACGGGGTATCGGAGGCCTTTTACCTGGCGGACCCCGAGGGGAACGGCGTGGAGCTCTACCGCGACCGTCCGCCTGCCTCCTGGCCGCGTCGGGACGGGGAGATCGTCATGGTGACCCGCCCCCTCGACGTCCCTGGCCTCCTACAGGAGGCCAGGGAAGCCGGGCCCCTCGACCCCGGGACCCGGCTCGGGCACGTTCACCTCCGCGTGGACGATCTCTCGCGCGGGGAAGCCTTCTATGCGGAGATCCTGGGGCTGCAGGTCACCCAACGGGGCTATCCCGGGGCCCTCTTCCTCGCGGCCGGGGGATACCACCACCACGTGGGTTTGAACGTGTGGGGACCGCGGCGCTGGCCACCGGAGGGGGCTACAGGGCTTCTGTCCTACACGTGGTGGGTTCCCCCGGAGGCCCTTGCGGCCCTGGAGATCTGGTTGCGGGCCCGGGAGGTGCCGTACGGGACACGGGATGGCGACCTGGTACTCGTGGACCCCGCCCGTGTGGAGGTCAACTTGACGGCGCAGCGACCGGAAGCTCGATGACGAACCGGGCACCGCCCTCCAGGCGGTTGTCCGCGTAGATCTCACCCCCGTGGTCCCGGACGATCCCATAGGAAATGCTCAGCCCAAGCCCCGTGCCCTGCCCCGGGTCCTTGGTGGTGAAGAACGGATCGAAGATGCGGTGTAGGTGCTCGGGGGGAATTCCGGGGCCCGTGTCCGCCACCTCCACAACCACGCGGCCTTCCCGGTGGGTGGTACGGATCTCGATGCGCCCGCGGCCTCCCGCCAGAGCCTGGGCTGCATTGTTGATGAGGTTCAAGAAGACCTGCTGGAGCTGGTACAGGTCGCCCTCGATGGGGGGGAGGTCCTGGGCTAGGTCCAGCACGAACTCCACCCCGGCCCGCTCCAGCTCATACCGTCGCAGGGCCACGGTCTGCTCCAGGGCCGCGTTGACGTCCACAGGACCGCGCTCGTGGGCCTGCTGTCGGGCGAAGGTGAGGAGGTTCTGCACGATGCGGCGGGCCCGGTCCGCCTCTTGCAGGACGATTCCCAGAGCCCGGCGAGCATCCTCCCCTTCCAACTCCCCGGCCTCCAGCAGCTGCGCATAGCCCAGCACGGAGGTGAGGGGGTTGTTGAGCTCATGGGCCACTCCCGCAACGAGCTGCCCGAGGGCTGCCAGCTTCTCGGACTGCACCAGCCGCGCCTGTGTCCGCTCCAGCTGCTGCGTGCGCTCGGCCACCATGCGCTCCAGATCCTCCTGGTACGCCCGCAGCCGTTCGCGGGACTCCCGGAGTTCCCGGACCAGGACGTTGAACACCTCCACCATGCGCCCCACCTCGTCACGGCGGCGTCCTGCGTCCAGGCGCACCTCCAAGTCGTTGCGACGCACGCG from Armatimonadota bacterium includes the following:
- a CDS encoding bifunctional nuclease family protein; amino-acid sequence: MKVKGVAMDHQMNPVVLLTDAEERLALPIWVGPAEAQAIALQLQGITPPRPMTHDLLRNILQSMDVSVKRVVVTDVRDQTYYAEIHLVRDGKENAIDSRPSDAIALALRMNAPIFVDEKVAAHAIPLRKEEDQDQEMEEWRRFIENVKPSDFKRSLH
- a CDS encoding LysM peptidoglycan-binding domain-containing C40 family peptidase; translated protein: MHWPKAMAALASLCLILLGSSGAFAQGPLYTVQPGDTLTRIAARFGISARTLAEANGLVDPDVLRPGQVLRIPGRVGESATRPEGSVYEVRPGDTLWRIAHRYGTTPERLAALNGIPVEGPLQIGQRLKVLASPPAGPRFRPASPSSRGAVLAVFARRFLGVPYRWGGTGASGFDCSGFVYAVFRQFGLFLPRTSFEMFGVGRPVSPPEPGDLVFFTTYRPGPSHVGIYLGGGFFIHASSAGGRVRIDSLQDGYYRARFVGARRAY
- a CDS encoding Mur ligase family protein; translated protein: MSVRLRLAILLARSAAHVSRGLRWGGGTTLPGRLARRISPGIVEILASQLPRGIVAVSGTNGKTTTARLVAEMAQAAGLRVVHNRAGANLPAGIASALVGAADLRARVQGDVGVFEVDEAAFPLLLPVLRPRVVVLLNLFRDQLDRYGEVEAVARRWRTALQGLPEAIVCFNADDPQVAEVARDLPQATVPFGVEDERCGLETLEDAADVRYCYRCGAPYTYQVVYLSHAGRYRCERCGVRRPDPAVYAEAIHLDGMRGTEASVVWPGGCLRVRIPLPGLYNVYNALAATAAALSLGVSGGALERALKGFRPAFGRAERLRWRGRELEILLAKNPAGLNALLRMVARHPPASLLVAIHDRTADGRDVSWLWDVDFEGLQDSPKRIVASGLRATDLALRLRYAGIPEERLVVEPDLARALHTAAQGVPEGETLLVLPTYTAMLELRRILQREGVAPDFWEA
- a CDS encoding glutamine amidotransferase, with translation MELRIAHLYPDLLNLYGDRGNLLCLRWRAERRGIAVRVTPVRLGEVLDPEAHDLIFLGGGEDRQQALVSRDLQQKAEALRSAAARGVVILGVCGGYQLLGRAYRPAEGEVLPGVGVLDAVTEHPGPRAVRFVGDVVAECTLPGIGTLVGYENHGGRTRLGPGVQPLARVVVGFGNNGQDGTEGAVCGTVFGTYLHGPVLPKNPRFADHLIRLSLRRRYGEVGLAPLDDRFEEAARRVALIRARVRNR
- a CDS encoding EamA family transporter, which translates into the protein MNRTGDLLVLAAAVLWGTMGIAVRWTDAAGVGAFEASAWRAGIAFVGMLGVTSLTGPHRLRVRVRDLGFFAAYGFVSIALFFLAYFTAIRLSSVATAAILLYTAPAWVAVIARVVLGEQLGARKGTALGLAFCGCLLVVRAYDPTALRLNLPGVLAGLAAGLTYGLYSIFGKLGLRRYDPRAVLTYALGFGAVFLVLLGLAAGVPLERFSPHHVMRAAGPVLYLGVVITLLPQWLYITGLRHVPASRASLVATVEPVVAALSGYAVLGEGLHLPQILGGALILAAVLLVQGRETPST
- a CDS encoding MBL fold metallo-hydrolase, yielding MILEQIPTGPIGTNCYLLGDEKTRRAVVVDPGSDAPVILELLRHHDLQVETLVATHGHWDHVGAVRPLQQATGARFLAPAGDLELIRNASASALLLGVVVDPPPDPDGFLEEGDVLQVGELSLRVLSAPGHTPGHVILVGPGCAFVGDVIFAGSVGRTDLPGGDWDTLMETIRTKVLTLPEETVLYPGHGPPTTVRRERLSNPFLVGLVRTRD
- a CDS encoding VOC family protein: MMRFRMPPEASLVALALRVQNLDRMRAFYEGLLGLREVGRRGEEVRLAPEGRRFQLTLVHSPSSPLHPLGAVGLYHFALLLPDRASLARVVRRLLLANWPFEGASDHGVSEAFYLADPEGNGVELYRDRPPASWPRRDGEIVMVTRPLDVPGLLQEAREAGPLDPGTRLGHVHLRVDDLSRGEAFYAEILGLQVTQRGYPGALFLAAGGYHHHVGLNVWGPRRWPPEGATGLLSYTWWVPPEALAALEIWLRAREVPYGTRDGDLVLVDPARVEVNLTAQRPEAR